A single genomic interval of Camelina sativa cultivar DH55 chromosome 11, Cs, whole genome shotgun sequence harbors:
- the LOC104723892 gene encoding glutamate--cysteine ligase, chloroplastic-like isoform X1, whose product MALSLSPYGVGAVINLGALKSQVNFSPKRSLACKRSKIVVYNQGRKEIANTSSAIEKPLTKEDLIAFFASGCKPKEMWRIGTENEKLGFEVKTLCPMKYEQVAALLSGIAERFEWDKVMENDKIIGLKQGMQSISLEPGGQLELSGAPLKTLHQTCDELHSHLYQVKTVAEELEIGFLGIGYEPKSSLEDATIVPKRKFDFVREYLARASSSGPDVMMRTCTVQVNLDYSSETDMIRKFRASLALQPMATALFANSPFSNGKPTGCLSFRSHLYIDTDKARTGMLPFVFDDSFGFERYVEYALDLPMYFLHRNKSYLNCRGMTFRDFLSGKISHLSNEQPTINDWEIHLGTIWPEVRLKRFLEMRGADGGPWPMLCALPAFWVGLLYDEKSLQTVLDMIVDWNLEEREMLRIQVPITGLKTMFRGGPLKDVAEDVLKLAMDGLERRGYNETGFLNPIVEVVKTGVTPANKLLDLYNGEWGQNIDHVFEELRY is encoded by the exons ATGGCGCTCTCACTCTCGCCTTATGGGGTTGGTGCTGTAATAAACTTGGGTGCTTTGAAAAGCCAAGTTAACTTCTCACCCAAGAGATCCCTTGCTTGTAAAAGAAGCAAGATAGTTGTATACAATCAAGGGAGAAAGGAAATCGCAAACACTTCTTCTGCAATTGAGAAGCCATTGACTAAAGAAGATCTCATTGCCTTTTTTGCTTCTGGATGCAAACCAAAGGAAATGTGGAG GATAGGTACAGAAAACGAGAAATTGGGTTTCGAGGTGAAGACTTTGTGCCCTATGAAATATGAACAAGTAGCTGCTTTGCTTAGTGGCATTGCTGAGAGATTTGAGTGGGATAAGGTTATGGAGAATGACAAAATTATTGGCTTAAAACAG GGAATGCAAAGCATATCACTGGAACCAGGAGGTCAACTGGAGCTTAGTGGAGCACCTCTAAAGACATTGCACCAAACTTGTGATGAGCTCCATTCACATCTTTACCAGGTGAAAACTGTTGCTGAAGAATTGGAAATTGGTTTCCTAGGAATTGGCTATGAACCAAAATCTAGTCTTGAGGATGCAACCATTGTGCCCAAG AGAAAGTTTGACTTTGTAAGAGAGTACTTAGCAAGAGCTAGCTCATCAGGACCTGACGTGATGATGAGAACGTGTACGGTTCAGGTCAATCTAGACTATAGTTCGGAAACCGATATGATCAGGAAGTTTCGCGCTAGTCTAGCTTTGCAACCT ATGGCGACTGCTCTATTCGCAAATTCCCCTTTTAGTAATGGAAAACCAACAGGGTGTTTAAGTTTTAGGAG TCATTTATACATAGATACTGATAAAGCCCGCACAGGGATGCTACCTTTTGTTTTCGATGACTCATTCGG GTTTGAGCGGTACGTCGAATATGCACTTGACCTTCCGATGTACTTCTTACATCGAAACAAAAGCTATCTCAACTGTAGAGGAATGACATTTCGG GATTTCTTGTCCGGAAAAATTTCTCATCTCTCAAATGAACAACCCACTATTAACGACTGGGAAATTCATTTAGGAACAATATGGCCAGAG GTCCGGTTAAAGAGATTCTTGGAGATGAGAGGTGCTGATGGAGGTCCTTGGCCGATGTTATGTGCCCTACCAGCTTTTTGG GTGGGTTTGCTCTACGATGAGAAGTCTCTTCAAACTGTTCTTGATATGATAGTTGACTGGAAtcttgaagaaagagagatgctTAGAATACAA GTTCCAATCACTGGCCTAAAGACAATGTTTAGAGGTGGTCCTTTGAAAGATGTCGCAGAAGATGTCCTCAAGCTAGCAATG GATGGTTTGGAGCGTAGAGGGTACAATGAAACCGGTTTCTTGAACCCTATCGTCGAGGTGGTTAAAACAG GGGTTACGCCTGCAAATAAGCTCTTGGATTTGTACAATGGAGAATGGGGACAAAACATAGATCATGTTTTCGAGGAACTACGGTACTAA
- the LOC104723892 gene encoding glutamate--cysteine ligase, chloroplastic-like isoform X2 has product MALSLSPYGVGAVINLGALKSQVNFSPKRSLACKRSKIVVYNQGRKEIANTSSAIEKPLTKEDLIAFFASGCKPKEMWRIGTENEKLGFEVKTLCPMKYEQVAALLSGIAERFEWDKVMENDKIIGLKQGMQSISLEPGGQLELSGAPLKTLHQTCDELHSHLYQVKTVAEELEIGFLGIGYEPKSSLEDATIVPKRKFDFVREYLARASSSGPDVMMRTCTVQVNLDYSSETDMIRKFRASLALQPMATALFANSPFSNGKPTGCLSFRSHLYIDTDKARTGMLPFVFDDSFGFERYVEYALDLPMYFLHRNKSYLNCRGMTFRDFLSGKISHLSNEQPTINDWEIHLGTIWPEVRLKRFLEMRGADGGPWPMLCALPAFWVGLLYDEKSLQTVLDMIVDWNLEEREMLRIQVPITGLKTMFRGGPLKDVAEDVLKLAMRVQ; this is encoded by the exons ATGGCGCTCTCACTCTCGCCTTATGGGGTTGGTGCTGTAATAAACTTGGGTGCTTTGAAAAGCCAAGTTAACTTCTCACCCAAGAGATCCCTTGCTTGTAAAAGAAGCAAGATAGTTGTATACAATCAAGGGAGAAAGGAAATCGCAAACACTTCTTCTGCAATTGAGAAGCCATTGACTAAAGAAGATCTCATTGCCTTTTTTGCTTCTGGATGCAAACCAAAGGAAATGTGGAG GATAGGTACAGAAAACGAGAAATTGGGTTTCGAGGTGAAGACTTTGTGCCCTATGAAATATGAACAAGTAGCTGCTTTGCTTAGTGGCATTGCTGAGAGATTTGAGTGGGATAAGGTTATGGAGAATGACAAAATTATTGGCTTAAAACAG GGAATGCAAAGCATATCACTGGAACCAGGAGGTCAACTGGAGCTTAGTGGAGCACCTCTAAAGACATTGCACCAAACTTGTGATGAGCTCCATTCACATCTTTACCAGGTGAAAACTGTTGCTGAAGAATTGGAAATTGGTTTCCTAGGAATTGGCTATGAACCAAAATCTAGTCTTGAGGATGCAACCATTGTGCCCAAG AGAAAGTTTGACTTTGTAAGAGAGTACTTAGCAAGAGCTAGCTCATCAGGACCTGACGTGATGATGAGAACGTGTACGGTTCAGGTCAATCTAGACTATAGTTCGGAAACCGATATGATCAGGAAGTTTCGCGCTAGTCTAGCTTTGCAACCT ATGGCGACTGCTCTATTCGCAAATTCCCCTTTTAGTAATGGAAAACCAACAGGGTGTTTAAGTTTTAGGAG TCATTTATACATAGATACTGATAAAGCCCGCACAGGGATGCTACCTTTTGTTTTCGATGACTCATTCGG GTTTGAGCGGTACGTCGAATATGCACTTGACCTTCCGATGTACTTCTTACATCGAAACAAAAGCTATCTCAACTGTAGAGGAATGACATTTCGG GATTTCTTGTCCGGAAAAATTTCTCATCTCTCAAATGAACAACCCACTATTAACGACTGGGAAATTCATTTAGGAACAATATGGCCAGAG GTCCGGTTAAAGAGATTCTTGGAGATGAGAGGTGCTGATGGAGGTCCTTGGCCGATGTTATGTGCCCTACCAGCTTTTTGG GTGGGTTTGCTCTACGATGAGAAGTCTCTTCAAACTGTTCTTGATATGATAGTTGACTGGAAtcttgaagaaagagagatgctTAGAATACAA GTTCCAATCACTGGCCTAAAGACAATGTTTAGAGGTGGTCCTTTGAAAGATGTCGCAGAAGATGTCCTCAAGCTAGCAATG AGGGTACAATGA
- the LOC104728150 gene encoding uncharacterized protein LOC104728150, with translation MVRKLKEKIEKQELMAIQHEVTVEETKEARGPALEQYEPYPLYKGMLLDISKQKAKNQAKKDLKDIGTAVIPTKLEDPGSFNLPCSLNYMHFNKCLCDLGASVSVMPFSIAENLGYEEFRPSNLYISLADGSRKDVVGKLENYPVKIGKARIPTDFNIIEMEQEQELDDPIILGRPFLATGRAVIDVKKVMISVLHRLPCS, from the coding sequence ATGGTTAGGAAGCTCAAGGAAAAGATTGAGAAGCAGGAATTGATGGCCATTCAACATGAAGTGACTGTTGAGGAGACTAAAGAGGCCAGAGGACCAGCTTTGGAGCAGTATGAGCCATATCCACTCTATAAAGGCATGTTACTTGACATATCAAAGCAGAAGGCTAAGAATCAAGCCAAGAAGGATCTAAAAGACATTGGAACTGCTGTGATTCCAACTAAGCTTGAGGATCCAGGCTCATTCAACCTTCCATGCTCATTGAACTACATGCACTTCAACAAGTGTTTGTGTGACCTAGGAGCTTCTGTGAGTGTCATGCCCTTCTCAATAGCAGAGAACCTAGGATATGAAGAGTTCAGACCAAGCAACCTCTACATAAGTCTTGCTGATGGGTCTAGGAAGGATGTTGTTGGCAAGCTGGAGAACTACCCAGTAAAGATTGGCAAAGCCAGGATACCAACTGACTTCAACATCATAGAGATGGAGCAGGAGCAGGAGCTTGATGATCCTATTATCCttggaagaccattcttggccaCTGGTAGAGCTGTGATTGATGTTAAAAAGGTTATGATCAGTGTTCTTCATCGGTTACCTTGTTCTTAA